In Pelagicoccus sp. SDUM812003, the DNA window TCGCTGCACGACGGAGCGGTGCCCAGAGACAAATTGGGCGAGCTCTACAACAACTACGGAACCGACTTCGGGCTCATCCCGTCGAACGACTACTACGGCACCGCCTCCTACAACAATCCCGTACCGCTGATCGGCAACTACGACGTGAACTTCCTGCTGGTCCGGAAGAACCAGCGCTATGACAGAAGCGGAGGAGCCGGGCCTGTAGCCGCGGTCGCCGCCATAGGCGAAGCTAAAAAGGAAGGCTACGAGGACGACGACGTCGCCGCCGTGGCCCACGAAATCGGCCACGTCCTTGGCGCGCTTCAAGAAAACTACGCAGCCTTCAAACACGGATTCGGGGAGCCAAATGAAAACTGGTATTTCTGGGACCTCTACGAGCTTCCCGCACCAACCGTGGACATCAACGACCAAGACGGGGCAGGACGCCCGCCAATCAGAAACATCCACTACAACAATCTGGCCGAGGACCGCAGCAACCTTCCATGGAAGCACTGGATCGAGCCCGATCTCGAACAGAAATTCGGCAGCCTGCCATGGGATCAGCATCTAAGCGCATGGAACAGCGATATCTTCGAGCAGTATACGGGAAGACCTCAGCTAGATCCGGAAGTCATAGCCGCGGATCCCTATTCGAAAATCGACTACGTATCCGGCACAGCTGTCGAAGAACTCCGAAACAAGTTCCAAAACTACGAACTCTCCCGGACCTTCGACGAGGAAGCCTACAACGAATACTGGCCTGTAGGCATGTACGCAGGAGCCGGCGGCTACCCTTTCGACGCTAGGGCCTGGAAACCCAACATCGCTACCGCGATGGACAACAAGCCGATCGCCTTCTACGGAGATCCATGCCGCGAGCTCATCATGCTCAGGTCCGTCCTGAACATGGTATTCCCGTTCGAGAACCTCACCAGCCCGAACGTATCCATCAGGATCGGCAACGACGAGACGACTCGTATCCAGGCCGATCTGGTCGATTCCGAAACGGTGGACTACTGGTTCGAAATCGACGGGCAGGTATTCGAGGGCGAGATCGAGGAATTCGAGCGGGAGATCCGCTTCGGCGAATACGCCACCTGCCGCAGGCTCATCCTCGATATCGATCCTTCCGAACTTGGGATCCGCGATCGCTGGGTCAGGGTCTCCCTAAAATCCTACGACAACACTCCATGGGTAAGACGGGATCCTCGCAATCTGAGAGCCGCCCAGCACGACTGGGCCCTTAAAGTGGGCGATCCTGAGAACGAAAGGCCTGTCATCGTAAACCGGAAGTTCGAAACTTACTTTGGCGGTTTCGAAAATACCCCCCCCCCCTAGCCCATAAACGATTCGAAAGAGACAACACCTGGCCCTGGAATCAGAAGCTGAAGGACTTCTTCAAAATAAATCAGAAGGTCCTTGATTGGGACGAAATCGCCGCCAAGTACGACCCGGAATTCTTCGACAAACCAATTCAGGACGATCTAGGCCGATGGACATTCTTCTTCAAAAGGGAAAACGTCGTTGATTTCTCCGACGAGTACTACCCCTTCAGCGTCAGCAGAGCCGCTATGAGAATCGATCCTGGAATAGCAACGGCCCAAGCTTCCGGCAAAGGCTACAACTACTTTCCCTTCGACATAGCGGAGGAA includes these proteins:
- a CDS encoding M64 family metallopeptidase; protein product: MKTPILLLAASLSLCASLLGEPEPHPAFRASTELGTYDPLPELGIPGQRELPVKLPAEYDTRTFKAPGDPRADPDFEFDHGAIVYEEVNGPRSNRIDLCFVSEGYTTEEEFLRMFKRVILDGLFGRVEPFKSYRNRFNIYAFHANSLHDGAVPRDKLGELYNNYGTDFGLIPSNDYYGTASYNNPVPLIGNYDVNFLLVRKNQRYDRSGGAGPVAAVAAIGEAKKEGYEDDDVAAVAHEIGHVLGALQENYAAFKHGFGEPNENWYFWDLYELPAPTVDINDQDGAGRPPIRNIHYNNLAEDRSNLPWKHWIEPDLEQKFGSLPWDQHLSAWNSDIFEQYTGRPQLDPEVIAADPYSKIDYVSGTAVEELRNKFQNYELSRTFDEEAYNEYWPVGMYAGAGGYPFDARAWKPNIATAMDNKPIAFYGDPCRELIMLRSVLNMVFPFENLTSPNVSIRIGNDETTRIQADLVDSETVDYWFEIDGQVFEGEIEEFEREIRFGEYATCRRLILDIDPSELGIRDRWVRVSLKSYDNTPWVRRDPRNLRAAQHDWALKVGDPENERPVIVNRKFETYFGGFENTPPP